CACAAGACGGCCAATATGATTGCTTTCTGGCAGACCAACGTTTGTCCAGGTATCACCAGCGTCATTACTTCGGTAGATTCCATCGCCAAAATAGGCACCATCTGTTGCGCTTCCATTTGCTTCACCAGTTCCAGCGTAAATAATTTGTGCATTTGAAGGAGCAATGGCAATATTGCCTATAGATAGTCTGGATTCATCATCAAAAATAGGTGTCCAGTTTACCCCGCGGTCGTAACTTCTAAAAATCCCTCCTGTGGCTGTTGCCACGTAAAGATGGTCGTCGTTATCTGGCGAAATGGCAACATCGGTTACGCGCCCACCGGTATTTAGGGGGCCAACAAAAGTCCATTCGCCAGCCGCTTCGGGCGACCTGTTAGCCAGAATTTGTTTTGTTTGATACACGGCTTCATTATATGCCTCTTTGTTGATGTAGTTGTTTGGATAGGCGCGCTGGTTGTACATCCACTCAGCGGGATATTCCATCTTTCCGGTTTCTTTGGTAATTATTTTTTCTTCGGGAGTATTTTTACAACTAAAAAAGAGAAGTGCGACAAACACGGTTGATAAAGCGTAGCTAAAAGATATTTTAAAGTTTCCCATCGCAAAGATTTAGATTTTTAAAGATTGAAATTCACAATTCGTTGATAGTAAATATCGTAATTATTTTTTTTGATTCTATCCTATTCAAAAAACTCTTTTTAATATGTAACTTTAATGGGCTACAATATCGCTCACCAAATACCCAATAGCCTTCCCAACTTGATTCGGAAAAATAGCCGCTGTGGGCGAACCCTCGCAAATATGAAGATAACGTGCGTTTTTGTTTTTCGAAAAATAGTGAATAAATTTTCGAGCTTCCGTTAAAGTAAATCCGCTGGGCGTAATGGCGCTACTGCCCATCATTTCTATGGCGTCCATATCCAGCTCTATACCAAAGTTTTCGTTACAGCAGAAATTTTCGGCTTCTTGCATTGCTTCGGAAAAGGATTGCTTTTGTTTTACTGAAATATCCTCAAAAAGATTGAATTTTACCCTTTCGGAATTCTTTTCAATTGAATTGAATACTGCCTCCGAAGTATAATTTCCATGAAGTCCGAAGATGAAATATTTTTCTAAAAAACCGTCCACAAAAGCATACGAAAACCCATTGCCGCTATGCCTGTGTTCCAAGGCTCGAAAATCTGTATGCGCATCAAAATTGATGCAATTAATTGGTTTTTTCAATGCTTCAGAAGTGCCTTTTAAATTTCCAAAACTATTGTTATGGCCGCCGCCAATGATGATTGGAAACTTGCCAGCTGCAATAACTTTTTTTACAACTTCGGAAACTTTATGGTCTATTTGGGTAACGAGTTCGCCAAGTTTTTCAACGGCATGGGGTTCTTGTTTTGAAATGTTGTCAGCCTGTTTCATTTGGGTTTCGCAATCAATTTCGCCCAAAAGAATCACGTTTTCAGCATTTGTTAAATGGTTGTGTTGAATATTCAAAAGACTTCCCAAAGCCGCTTCCCAAGCTTTTGAAGTTCCCGGTATGCCGTAATTGGCACGAACGCCAATATCTTCTGGAATTCCAAAAAGCACATATTTTGCGGAATGGTTCTTTAAATCTTCGAGCGTTTTAACAAAGTTTATTTTTTCGCCAAACTTTGTCTCTCCTTTTCTTTTTCTTAGAAATGAAGAAATATCTTTTTCGGAATAAATTTTTAAAACACTCATTTTACTTCCTTTCCATCTATAATTACTGAATCAATTAAATTACTGCCAAATGCGTAGGGCAAATATCCGTACGATGGTACTGGTTTTGTAATGATGAGGTTTGCTTTTTTACCTTTGGTAATGCTGCCGTGGGTTTTGCTCAGGCCCATTGCATAAGCTCCGTTGATGGTAGCGGCGTTTATGGCTTCTTCGGGAGTTAAGCGCATTTTTATACAAGCTGTGGCTACCACAAAATTCATATTTCCGCTGGGGGTGGAACCCGGATTGTAATCGGTTGCAAGCGCTAATGGCAATCCCGTATCAATCATTTTCCGGCCCGGGGCGTATGGGATGCTTAAAAAATACGAGCAGGAGGGAAGTGCCACCGGCATGGTTCTGGAGTTTTGGAGCGCAGCAATATCTTCATCGGTCATAACTTCTAAATGGTCAACGCTTAAAGCTTGATATTTTACTGCTGAAGCAATTCCCCCAATACTGTTAAACTGATTTACATGTACTTTGGGGATAAGGTTGTATTTTTTTCCTTCGGAAAGAATACGCTCCATATCTGCTACTGAAAAATACCCTTCTTCGCAGAATATATCTATGTATTCCGCCAACTTTTCTGCGGCTACTTTGGGCATCATTTCGTCGCACAGTAAATCTAAATATCCGTCTTTATTGCCCTTGTATTCGGTGGGAATAGCGTGTGCGCCCAAAAATGTGGTTTTAATTGAAATGGGATATTCTTCGGCAAGCTTTTTTGCAACGCGGAGCATTTTTAGTTCGGCGTCCGTGGTTAATCCGTAACCACTTTTTATTTCTATGGCTCCCGTACCAAGGCGCATCACTTCTTCTAAACGTGCTGCCGATTGGTGATAGAGTTCTTCCTCCGAAGTATTTTGCAATTTTTTTGCGCTGTTTACAATACCCCCGCCATTTTCGGCAATTTCCTGATAGCTTAGTCCGTTAATTCTATCTACAAATTCCTGTTCTCTATTGCCGGCATACACAATATGGCTATGGCTATCGCACCAGGCCGGAAGTACTGTTTTTCCGCTGCAATTTAAAGTTTTAAAACCTTGATGTGGTCCCATTTCGTCCATGGTTCCATAATCTTCAATTATGCCGTGATTTATGAAAACCCAAGCGTTTTTTAATGTCGGGAGATTTTTCATTTCTAAACCGCTTACCTTTTCGGGGCAGTTTTCGCGTACTTGAAGCAATTCTTTTATGTTTGTGAGTAGTAGTTTCATTTGCGTATTTTTATTTCTGAAATTAGTGTGTCGCCAAAATACAGCTTTCCATTTGTAAGGCCATTCGGAACTACAAAAAATACATCGAGCACGTTTTTATCTACTGTATTCGGACGGAAATAAATAGTGTGTATGATTGGCTTTTTATTGGTTCCAAAATTAAGGTCTAATGGGCAGTCTAAGTAACCTTCAATGGAAAAATCCTTAAAAGTGTTTTTTATTGAAGGATCGTACTTTGCGAAAACGGGTTTCTCGGTATTATTTGTAGTTAACATCTGAAATCCTTTCGATCTAAAAAAAGTGGCAAAATATATTTCCGAAACACTAAAACGAGCTTTATAGCC
This region of Aequorivita marisscotiae genomic DNA includes:
- a CDS encoding formimidoylglutamase, with amino-acid sequence MSVLKIYSEKDISSFLRKRKGETKFGEKINFVKTLEDLKNHSAKYVLFGIPEDIGVRANYGIPGTSKAWEAALGSLLNIQHNHLTNAENVILLGEIDCETQMKQADNISKQEPHAVEKLGELVTQIDHKVSEVVKKVIAAGKFPIIIGGGHNNSFGNLKGTSEALKKPINCINFDAHTDFRALEHRHSGNGFSYAFVDGFLEKYFIFGLHGNYTSEAVFNSIEKNSERVKFNLFEDISVKQKQSFSEAMQEAENFCCNENFGIELDMDAIEMMGSSAITPSGFTLTEARKFIHYFSKNKNARYLHICEGSPTAAIFPNQVGKAIGYLVSDIVAH
- the hutI gene encoding imidazolonepropionase, whose protein sequence is MKLLLTNIKELLQVRENCPEKVSGLEMKNLPTLKNAWVFINHGIIEDYGTMDEMGPHQGFKTLNCSGKTVLPAWCDSHSHIVYAGNREQEFVDRINGLSYQEIAENGGGIVNSAKKLQNTSEEELYHQSAARLEEVMRLGTGAIEIKSGYGLTTDAELKMLRVAKKLAEEYPISIKTTFLGAHAIPTEYKGNKDGYLDLLCDEMMPKVAAEKLAEYIDIFCEEGYFSVADMERILSEGKKYNLIPKVHVNQFNSIGGIASAVKYQALSVDHLEVMTDEDIAALQNSRTMPVALPSCSYFLSIPYAPGRKMIDTGLPLALATDYNPGSTPSGNMNFVVATACIKMRLTPEEAINAATINGAYAMGLSKTHGSITKGKKANLIITKPVPSYGYLPYAFGSNLIDSVIIDGKEVK